In Aquificaceae bacterium, the following proteins share a genomic window:
- the tpiA gene encoding triose-phosphate isomerase, which yields MKLIAGNWKMNLTPSETKEYISRFLPLVEDISDREILLCPPFTSLCVAHELLRESKVKLGAQNCHYEQKGAYTGEISLNMLKDLGVSYVIIGHSERRWIFGESDELINKKLTACLQGNIRPVLCVGERLEEREAGLTFKVVETQIRLALSGIEHYTDSIDIAYEPVWAIGTGNPATPEDAQLVHAFIKDLLHQINPQHAGKTRVLYGGSVNPKNAGGFMKMKDVDGLLVGGASLDPESFAQIVKSF from the coding sequence ATGAAGCTCATAGCAGGAAACTGGAAGATGAACCTCACACCCTCTGAAACAAAAGAATACATCTCAAGGTTTCTCCCTCTTGTGGAAGACATCTCAGACAGAGAAATACTCCTGTGTCCACCTTTTACATCTCTGTGCGTAGCCCATGAGCTCCTAAGGGAAAGCAAGGTCAAGCTCGGTGCTCAAAACTGCCATTATGAACAAAAGGGTGCATACACGGGGGAGATTTCTCTCAATATGCTAAAAGACCTTGGCGTTTCCTACGTGATAATAGGTCATTCAGAAAGAAGATGGATTTTTGGCGAGTCTGACGAGCTAATAAACAAAAAATTGACCGCTTGCCTTCAGGGGAACATAAGACCTGTGCTTTGTGTGGGTGAAAGGCTTGAGGAGAGAGAGGCAGGTTTAACCTTCAAGGTGGTGGAAACTCAAATAAGGCTTGCTCTTTCTGGAATAGAACACTACACGGACAGCATAGATATAGCCTATGAACCTGTCTGGGCTATAGGGACAGGAAACCCTGCCACACCAGAAGACGCCCAGCTTGTCCACGCCTTTATAAAAGACCTACTCCACCAAATAAACCCACAGCACGCAGGAAAAACAAGGGTGCTATACGGTGGGAGCGTAAACCCAAAGAACGCAGGAGGCTTCATGAAGATGAAGGACGTGGACGGCTTGCTTGTGGGTGGTGCCAGCTTAGACCCTGAATCCTTTGCTCAAATCGTAAAGTCCTTTTAA